From the genome of Novipirellula aureliae, one region includes:
- a CDS encoding DUF11 domain-containing protein: protein MNPNAITRKPKARKDRTVGRVLTLAVLLLVSVSSGCSQLRLPAIDPTGSCLFSPLPTTTTLALPGCAGEGCLSGLKSCLCPSCIANPLAENSGCNCFGCLGGLGCLARPFSGFPDPAFPEPEPPPPCSAPGAGVASGATGPAEPCVPGPTCGPECQQGPPAVLFGSEIGEQDSCKLPDSGERGCILLSPQKIVAPVGGEVILLSGICGPDGYLQMGQPLEWMLTPDSVGTFIQVGDDDPGMLHQLAGMKKAEKHDPSYAHGVTSTKRTLITRGNLDRSDDVLLEKGQTWLSLSSPSEGTSRVTVLAPESECWDQRKATATIYWIDARWQFPNNQSEMAGTPVSLNTRVTRAEGALPAIGWTVRYEIQNPSIASFAGTNASSVVEVKVDESGNAGATLNPTPGTSGTTAVKIEVIRPGGASDNMPTMTLGSGNANVTWSSPQLRIEAAGPEVASFEVPYEIVARLSNPGDQAANNVRVSVELPPGTRTVSADTFAQVLPNAVVWEIGTLPPQQQLDLFMTVSSQSPVAMIFQARGDAGLVSESTVRVDIYRPSLTITATPLQDRYEAGQEVTFNIDVKNTGERPLSDVQLKAFGDEGMLQTEKGIRDVGNNKSDGPLQPGQTWETSVNYTPTRAGRRCVRFEGLAEGGQRAQTQSCVTVINPVPPPPALTVRLDGKDRVQVGDRVLLRAYITNSGKVPLRNTEVRLTYDPQLQLLQATEGAEPPRMGQLTVRWPIESLAVSETKTLEAQFEAVATSPQSQARLSATSRDGTTAQTDLAFAIVAGAPPVAPPTAAPPSLPPVLPPPAIPGGPGLTPPQNSNQPVAPSLPPSAGINDSTSGQVKVEIFGRDNPVQVGEPIRYTLRVTNDSNQNDGEVSVKFNLPTGVRIDSIAQRRSPVGGQYEIKAGEVYLADIRSMRPGETVEYDLVLISNLPQQIELTVESVSRAGRGGSDRVTTEVIP from the coding sequence ATGAACCCAAACGCGATCACCCGGAAACCAAAGGCACGAAAAGACAGGACCGTCGGTCGCGTCTTGACGCTGGCGGTTCTGTTGCTGGTCAGCGTTTCAAGTGGCTGCTCCCAACTGCGATTGCCCGCCATCGATCCGACAGGCTCTTGCCTGTTTTCCCCCTTGCCGACGACGACGACCTTAGCCCTCCCCGGATGTGCTGGCGAAGGCTGTTTGAGCGGATTGAAATCGTGCTTGTGCCCATCCTGCATTGCCAATCCTCTCGCAGAGAACAGCGGTTGCAACTGCTTCGGTTGCCTAGGCGGCCTCGGTTGCCTCGCTCGACCGTTCTCAGGATTCCCTGATCCTGCATTTCCCGAACCGGAACCGCCACCGCCATGCTCGGCTCCCGGGGCGGGCGTCGCTAGCGGTGCCACTGGACCTGCGGAACCGTGCGTGCCGGGACCAACATGCGGTCCCGAATGCCAACAAGGACCTCCGGCTGTATTGTTTGGTTCCGAGATCGGCGAACAAGACAGCTGCAAACTACCCGATTCGGGCGAACGTGGGTGTATTCTGTTATCACCCCAAAAAATCGTCGCTCCCGTCGGTGGCGAAGTCATACTTCTATCGGGCATTTGTGGACCAGACGGTTACCTTCAAATGGGACAACCACTCGAGTGGATGTTGACGCCCGACTCGGTCGGCACATTTATCCAGGTCGGTGATGACGATCCCGGTATGCTGCACCAACTCGCAGGCATGAAGAAGGCTGAAAAGCATGACCCGTCGTATGCACATGGGGTCACCAGTACAAAACGAACACTGATCACTCGCGGCAACCTCGACCGCAGCGATGATGTGCTATTAGAAAAAGGCCAAACCTGGTTGTCGTTAAGTAGCCCGAGCGAAGGAACCAGCCGGGTGACGGTGTTAGCCCCCGAAAGTGAATGCTGGGATCAACGCAAAGCGACCGCTACGATCTACTGGATCGACGCTCGTTGGCAATTCCCGAACAATCAATCGGAGATGGCGGGAACGCCCGTTTCGCTCAACACTCGCGTCACCCGAGCCGAAGGTGCTTTGCCTGCGATTGGATGGACGGTCCGCTACGAAATTCAAAATCCAAGCATCGCCTCGTTCGCTGGCACAAACGCTTCCTCGGTCGTCGAAGTCAAAGTCGATGAATCGGGAAACGCCGGTGCAACGTTAAACCCAACGCCAGGAACCAGTGGCACGACAGCGGTCAAGATTGAGGTGATCCGCCCCGGCGGAGCGTCCGACAACATGCCGACGATGACGCTCGGTAGCGGGAATGCCAACGTCACATGGAGTTCACCACAATTGAGAATCGAAGCGGCAGGTCCCGAAGTGGCCAGCTTCGAAGTGCCGTATGAAATCGTTGCTCGCCTCTCTAATCCAGGAGACCAAGCGGCCAACAATGTTCGTGTCAGTGTTGAGCTGCCACCGGGAACTCGAACCGTTAGCGCGGACACGTTCGCACAAGTGCTGCCCAACGCAGTCGTCTGGGAAATTGGCACCTTGCCGCCCCAACAACAACTCGATCTGTTCATGACGGTCTCATCCCAATCACCCGTTGCGATGATCTTTCAAGCTCGCGGAGATGCCGGGTTGGTTTCCGAATCAACGGTACGCGTCGACATTTACCGCCCGTCCTTGACGATCACCGCGACACCGCTGCAAGATCGCTACGAAGCTGGACAAGAGGTAACGTTCAATATCGATGTCAAGAACACGGGCGAGCGTCCACTTAGCGATGTTCAACTGAAAGCTTTTGGCGACGAAGGGATGTTGCAAACCGAAAAAGGAATCCGAGACGTTGGCAACAACAAATCGGACGGCCCGCTGCAACCGGGCCAGACTTGGGAAACCAGTGTCAACTATACACCGACACGCGCCGGTCGACGCTGCGTTCGATTCGAAGGGCTCGCCGAAGGCGGTCAACGTGCTCAGACGCAAAGCTGTGTAACGGTTATCAATCCTGTTCCACCACCACCTGCCTTGACCGTTCGACTCGATGGCAAAGACCGCGTCCAAGTGGGCGATCGAGTCCTGCTTCGTGCATACATTACCAACTCGGGCAAAGTGCCGCTTCGTAATACCGAGGTGAGGTTGACTTACGATCCGCAGCTTCAACTATTGCAAGCGACCGAAGGAGCCGAACCACCACGGATGGGACAGTTGACCGTACGATGGCCAATTGAAAGCTTAGCGGTCAGCGAGACGAAAACGCTTGAAGCTCAATTCGAAGCGGTGGCAACAAGCCCGCAATCGCAAGCCCGTCTATCGGCAACCAGCCGAGATGGAACGACGGCTCAAACCGATTTGGCGTTCGCCATTGTCGCGGGGGCGCCGCCGGTCGCACCGCCTACCGCAGCACCACCGAGTCTACCACCCGTATTGCCACCACCCGCGATCCCAGGTGGTCCAGGGTTAACACCACCACAAAATTCCAATCAACCGGTTGCACCATCGCTTCCACCGTCCGCGGGAATCAATGATTCCACAAGCGGTCAAGTGAAAGTCGAAATCTTTGGACGCGATAATCCTGTCCAAGTAGGTGAACCGATTCGATATACGTTAAGAGTGACCAATGATTCGAACCAAAACGACGGTGAAGTGAGCGTCAAGTTCAATTTGCCGACCGGGGTTCGTATCGATTCGATTGCCCAGCGACGGAGTCCCGTCGGTGGTCAATACGAAATCAAGGCTGGCGAGGTTTACCTGGCCGACATCCGCTCGATGCGGCCAGGCGAAACCGTTGAATACGATCTCGTCTTAATCAGCAATCTGCCACAGCAAATCGAATTGACGGTCGAATCGGTCAGCCGAGCAGGTCGTGGTGGCAGCGACCGAGTCACCACCGAGGTGATTCCCTAA
- a CDS encoding serine/threonine-protein kinase produces MINEPTIILSGTDPDLPQNVPPGLARYTSMRDMAKGGSAVLRAGFDPITGRTVAVKMLLPEKRLDRREQRRILREARVTAQLQHPNTVPVYDIGSDSEQGIYFVMKRISGENLFEILKRIAQGDQDTIDAFPMQRRLDIVVGACQALAYAHARGVIHRDVKPENIWVGNFGEVILLDWGVAKVWGQADDNVPLNRSVLTTEETETQQLKTLTGGGQRPGTPLYMSPEQVSGSRGIDERSDIFSAGVTLYETLAIREPFRGADINETFDNIQNKEILPPSERSPDRNIPKLADEVVMKALQKRPGNRYQFMRDFIEAIQAIA; encoded by the coding sequence ATGATCAACGAACCCACTATTATTCTGTCCGGTACGGATCCCGATTTACCGCAAAATGTTCCTCCCGGCTTGGCCCGCTACACCAGTATGCGGGACATGGCCAAGGGGGGGAGCGCTGTTTTGCGAGCTGGTTTTGATCCCATCACGGGCCGCACGGTTGCCGTCAAAATGCTGCTCCCCGAAAAGCGTCTCGATCGACGAGAGCAGCGACGAATTCTCCGGGAAGCACGCGTTACCGCACAATTGCAGCATCCCAACACGGTGCCCGTCTATGATATCGGTAGCGATAGCGAGCAGGGAATCTACTTTGTGATGAAACGGATCTCGGGCGAAAACTTGTTCGAAATCCTTAAACGCATTGCACAGGGTGACCAGGACACAATCGATGCCTTTCCGATGCAGCGGCGGTTGGACATCGTTGTCGGAGCTTGCCAAGCACTTGCCTACGCACACGCTCGCGGTGTGATCCATCGTGACGTGAAACCCGAAAACATTTGGGTAGGCAATTTCGGAGAGGTCATCCTGCTCGATTGGGGCGTTGCCAAGGTTTGGGGACAAGCCGACGACAACGTACCGCTAAACCGAAGCGTTTTGACCACCGAAGAAACGGAAACCCAACAACTGAAAACGCTGACCGGAGGGGGCCAGCGTCCGGGCACGCCATTATACATGTCGCCGGAGCAAGTCAGCGGAAGCCGAGGGATCGACGAACGCTCCGATATCTTCAGTGCTGGCGTAACCCTTTATGAAACGTTGGCGATTCGCGAGCCGTTTCGTGGTGCCGATATTAACGAGACGTTTGATAACATTCAAAACAAAGAAATCCTGCCGCCAAGCGAACGTTCACCCGATCGCAATATCCCCAAGTTGGCGGACGAGGTAGTCATGAAAGCGTTGCAAAAACGCCCTGGAAATCGCTACCAGTTCATGCGTGATTTTATCGAAGCGATCCAGGCGATCGCGTGA
- a CDS encoding DNA gyrase/topoisomerase IV subunit B gives MSTVTKSYSAKDITALEGLDPVRKRPGMYIGGVGMSGLHHLIWEIVDNSVDEAMNGHASEISVTLHKDGSSITVSDNGRGIPVDRHPKTKKPALEMVLTVLHAGGKFDGGNYKTAGGLHGVGASVVNALSKELTAIVRRNGAQYRMIFERGQVKTKIQKLKGAVRGTGTTITFSPDPTIFPKIDFDSDTIRSRLETVSFLHRGVKVTYIDEAAKTKETFLHEQGIVDFLAKVLKDRKARPIHETPFILRKDDDIRLELTLQWTESTDEHVRSYVNGIPTGSGGTHENGLRSGLNKAVRNYIDTHSLTPRGVKITHEDIREGLVAIISIFIAEPQFQGQTKDKLNNPETQALVEASVRPAMEQWMNNNRSIADSIIARIIASARARAASRAAADAVSRKGGAKRTMLPGKLSDCLASGKAGSELFIVEGDSAGGSAKQGRDRNTQAILPLRGKVLNTESATLKKILDNKEIQDMIASLGCGIGASMNLATLRYKKVILLADADSDGHHITTLLLTFFYRHMPGLIAEGNLFIAVPPLYRIDIGKETYWAKDEEHREQIMEEHGTRAKPEITRFKGLGEMMPKVLWETTLNPKTRRLLKVEVDDHLETDRVISDLMGRDASARFRFIMERAEDAEEIDV, from the coding sequence ATGAGCACGGTTACGAAATCCTATAGCGCCAAAGACATCACCGCCCTCGAAGGGCTCGATCCTGTCCGAAAACGACCGGGGATGTATATCGGCGGGGTCGGTATGTCGGGGCTGCACCATTTGATTTGGGAGATTGTTGACAACTCCGTTGACGAAGCGATGAACGGTCACGCCTCGGAGATTAGTGTGACGCTGCACAAAGACGGTTCGTCGATTACCGTTAGCGACAATGGCCGCGGCATTCCCGTTGACCGGCATCCCAAAACGAAAAAGCCAGCTCTTGAAATGGTGCTCACCGTCCTGCATGCGGGCGGCAAATTTGATGGTGGCAACTACAAAACCGCTGGCGGACTTCACGGCGTCGGTGCGTCGGTCGTTAATGCGTTGTCGAAAGAATTGACCGCCATTGTCCGCCGCAATGGGGCACAATACCGGATGATTTTTGAACGGGGGCAAGTCAAGACCAAGATCCAAAAACTCAAAGGAGCGGTGCGGGGAACGGGAACGACGATCACCTTCTCACCCGATCCGACGATCTTTCCAAAGATCGATTTCGATAGCGATACCATTCGCTCGCGACTCGAAACGGTTAGCTTTCTGCATCGCGGTGTGAAGGTGACGTACATCGATGAAGCAGCCAAAACCAAAGAGACGTTCTTGCATGAGCAAGGTATCGTCGACTTTCTGGCGAAAGTACTAAAGGATCGCAAAGCTCGTCCGATTCACGAAACACCGTTCATCCTTCGCAAGGATGATGACATACGATTGGAACTAACGCTTCAGTGGACCGAGTCGACGGACGAGCATGTTCGCAGTTACGTCAATGGCATCCCAACCGGCAGCGGTGGGACGCACGAAAACGGGCTTCGCAGCGGACTCAATAAAGCGGTTCGGAATTACATCGACACGCATAGCTTGACGCCTCGCGGGGTCAAGATCACCCACGAGGACATCCGCGAAGGATTGGTTGCGATCATTTCGATCTTTATCGCAGAGCCTCAATTTCAAGGGCAAACCAAAGACAAGCTTAACAATCCTGAAACTCAGGCTTTGGTCGAAGCATCGGTGCGTCCAGCGATGGAGCAGTGGATGAACAACAATCGTTCGATAGCCGACTCGATCATTGCACGCATCATCGCGTCGGCTCGTGCCCGCGCGGCGTCTCGGGCTGCTGCGGATGCGGTCTCGCGAAAAGGGGGCGCAAAGCGAACCATGCTGCCTGGGAAGTTGAGCGATTGCTTGGCCAGCGGCAAAGCGGGATCCGAGTTGTTTATCGTCGAAGGTGATTCGGCAGGCGGCAGCGCCAAGCAGGGCCGCGACCGAAATACACAAGCGATATTGCCACTACGTGGGAAGGTGCTCAATACCGAAAGTGCAACGCTCAAGAAAATCTTGGACAACAAAGAAATCCAGGACATGATCGCCTCGCTCGGTTGCGGCATTGGGGCCAGCATGAATCTGGCCACTCTGAGGTACAAGAAGGTCATCCTGCTAGCCGATGCTGATTCCGATGGGCATCATATCACGACGCTGTTGTTGACGTTTTTCTACCGACACATGCCAGGGTTGATTGCAGAGGGGAATTTGTTCATTGCCGTGCCGCCGCTCTATCGTATTGATATCGGCAAAGAAACGTATTGGGCAAAGGACGAAGAGCACCGCGAACAGATCATGGAAGAGCATGGCACGCGAGCGAAACCGGAGATCACACGGTTCAAGGGGCTTGGCGAGATGATGCCCAAGGTGCTTTGGGAAACCACGCTGAACCCGAAAACGCGGCGGTTGCTGAAGGTGGAAGTGGATGATCATCTGGAAACCGACCGAGTGATTAGTGACTTGATGGGGCGTGACGCTTCCGCACGCTTCCGATTTATCATGGAACGAGCGGAAGACGCCGAAGAAATCGATGTGTAG
- a CDS encoding DNA gyrase/topoisomerase IV subunit A: MAKRSKRSSNRKSKSESNGSLFDVVDDALLTSIPLRQAAQSRYLNYSLSVITSRALPDVRDGLKPVQRRILYTMSQQGLNATAKHRKCAKVVGDVMGNYHPHGDSSIYEALVRMAQPFSLRMPLIDGSGNFGSIDGDNAAAMRYTECRMTPIASEVLADLATRTVAFKPNYDGSREEPVVLPSRVPNLLVNGATGIAVGMATNIPPHNLKEVCQALLKLLRDPEIKDYQLVANDAVQGPDFPTGGQITNTKDELREIYSTGQGTIKLRGTAKLETKSKSGKVLMIDAIPFGVNKSALVERINELIYSGKFPLVIEARDLSTEDIRIDLLLKKDADENMVLAYLYKHTDFQKNFNVNLTCLVPTENPEVGAPNRLGLKEILWHFLHFRLSVLTKRLENELAALNRRIHILEGFALVFDALDEIIAIIRKSDGKADAAEKIMARFPAAKGGLDAEQTDAILELKLYRLAKLEIEVILKELKEKRKRAKEIEKLLSDDENDYTRSGRWQIIRSEIESLIADYSKDKRNKRLSAIETVAEEPEYAAEDFIVAEDCHVMVTKDGWVKRQKQIADPSKSRVRQGDEVLTCVAGSTRESIGFFSSIGVCYTARMIDIPASTGFGEPIQKLFKLKDGERIVAAISFDPRVIDEIKEDPKKPELCPQAHALAVTSNGFALRFGLESFAEPSTRTGRRFARVKPGAAVVDVAVVHGTEVILAVTGNCRAMICSAEEVNYLSGAGKGVTLIRLASDDRVLGFKPSTGDRDLLTVQTNRGAKKTISTAKYRVTARGGRGNEIQKNGKIAEIIKPPIAAPEIFEE, from the coding sequence GTGGCAAAACGCTCGAAACGATCATCCAACCGCAAAAGTAAATCCGAGTCGAACGGATCGCTGTTTGACGTCGTTGACGATGCTTTATTGACATCGATTCCGCTACGGCAAGCAGCTCAATCTCGCTATTTGAACTACTCACTTTCGGTCATCACCAGCCGAGCGTTGCCGGACGTTCGAGACGGGCTGAAGCCAGTCCAACGGCGGATCTTGTACACGATGAGCCAACAAGGGCTCAACGCGACGGCGAAACACCGTAAATGTGCCAAGGTCGTCGGCGACGTCATGGGAAATTATCACCCGCACGGTGACAGCAGTATCTACGAGGCGCTGGTCCGCATGGCGCAGCCATTTTCGTTGCGAATGCCTTTGATTGACGGCAGCGGTAATTTTGGCAGCATCGATGGTGATAACGCTGCCGCGATGCGGTATACCGAATGCCGGATGACGCCGATCGCATCGGAAGTTCTCGCCGATTTGGCAACTCGCACGGTCGCCTTTAAACCGAACTATGACGGCAGCCGCGAAGAACCGGTCGTGCTGCCGAGCCGTGTGCCTAACTTGCTCGTCAACGGCGCGACAGGGATTGCCGTCGGGATGGCTACAAACATCCCCCCCCATAACTTGAAGGAGGTCTGCCAAGCATTATTGAAACTGCTGCGTGACCCCGAGATCAAGGATTACCAACTCGTCGCCAACGATGCGGTGCAGGGCCCCGATTTTCCAACCGGTGGCCAAATCACGAACACCAAAGATGAGCTGCGGGAAATCTACAGCACCGGCCAAGGCACGATCAAGCTTCGCGGCACCGCAAAGTTAGAGACCAAGTCCAAGAGCGGCAAGGTGCTAATGATCGATGCGATTCCGTTTGGCGTCAATAAATCGGCGCTCGTCGAGCGGATCAACGAACTGATCTATTCGGGCAAGTTCCCACTTGTCATCGAAGCACGTGACTTATCGACCGAAGACATTCGCATCGACTTGTTACTTAAAAAGGACGCCGATGAAAACATGGTGTTGGCGTATTTGTACAAGCACACCGATTTCCAAAAGAATTTCAACGTCAACTTGACCTGCTTGGTGCCGACCGAGAACCCCGAAGTCGGTGCACCGAACCGGCTAGGTTTGAAAGAGATTCTTTGGCACTTTCTGCATTTCCGATTAAGCGTCCTAACGAAGCGACTTGAAAACGAACTCGCGGCGCTGAATCGTCGAATTCACATACTAGAGGGCTTTGCCCTCGTCTTTGATGCGCTCGATGAGATCATCGCGATCATTCGAAAATCAGACGGCAAAGCGGATGCGGCGGAAAAGATCATGGCCCGCTTTCCTGCGGCGAAGGGCGGACTCGATGCCGAGCAAACCGATGCGATTTTAGAGCTAAAGCTCTACCGACTGGCAAAACTCGAAATCGAAGTGATCCTGAAAGAGCTTAAAGAGAAACGAAAACGGGCTAAGGAGATTGAAAAGCTGCTTAGCGACGACGAGAACGATTACACGCGATCGGGACGCTGGCAAATCATTCGCTCCGAGATTGAATCGCTGATTGCGGACTACAGCAAAGACAAACGCAACAAGCGATTGTCGGCAATTGAAACCGTTGCGGAGGAGCCGGAATATGCTGCGGAAGATTTTATCGTTGCCGAAGATTGTCATGTCATGGTCACCAAGGACGGTTGGGTCAAACGGCAGAAACAAATTGCGGACCCGAGCAAGAGTCGGGTGCGTCAGGGGGACGAGGTGTTGACGTGTGTTGCCGGCAGCACTCGCGAATCGATCGGTTTTTTCTCGTCGATTGGCGTTTGCTATACCGCCCGGATGATTGACATCCCAGCGTCGACCGGATTTGGCGAACCGATTCAAAAATTGTTCAAATTGAAAGACGGCGAGCGTATTGTTGCTGCGATTTCCTTTGATCCGCGAGTGATCGACGAGATCAAGGAAGATCCCAAGAAGCCTGAACTTTGCCCACAGGCGCACGCATTAGCCGTCACCTCGAACGGTTTTGCTTTGCGATTTGGGTTGGAAAGTTTTGCAGAACCCTCGACCCGAACCGGTCGACGTTTTGCTCGGGTGAAACCGGGCGCAGCCGTTGTCGATGTCGCCGTGGTTCACGGCACCGAGGTGATTTTGGCTGTCACCGGGAATTGCCGGGCGATGATCTGCAGTGCTGAGGAGGTCAACTATTTGTCGGGTGCGGGTAAGGGGGTCACCCTGATTCGTTTGGCATCCGATGATCGCGTGCTTGGGTTTAAACCTTCAACGGGTGATCGCGACTTGTTGACCGTGCAAACCAATCGCGGGGCCAAGAAAACAATCTCGACCGCAAAGTATCGCGTTACAGCACGTGGCGGACGGGGAAATGAAATCCAAAAGAATGGCAAGATTGCCGAGATTATCAAGCCTCCGATCGCGGCACCGGAGATATTCGAAGAGTAG
- the rplS gene encoding 50S ribosomal protein L19 translates to MSQQTIMELVEKSSIKENPPQFDIGDTVDVHLKILEGAKERIQVFSGVVIAKSGSGSKEMFTVRRIVAGQGVERKFPLHSPRIEKVEIKRSGVVRRAKLYFLRDRIGKAVRLKERRR, encoded by the coding sequence ATGAGCCAACAAACCATTATGGAATTGGTCGAGAAAAGTTCGATCAAAGAAAATCCACCCCAATTTGATATTGGAGATACGGTCGACGTTCACCTGAAAATCCTTGAAGGTGCCAAAGAACGAATCCAGGTATTCAGTGGCGTCGTGATTGCTAAGAGTGGAAGCGGATCAAAAGAAATGTTTACCGTTCGCCGAATCGTCGCTGGCCAAGGTGTCGAACGCAAGTTCCCGCTGCATAGCCCACGCATCGAGAAGGTTGAAATCAAACGAAGCGGCGTCGTTCGCCGAGCCAAGCTATACTTCTTGCGTGATCGTATCGGTAAAGCTGTGCGTTTGAAAGAACGCCGTCGATAA
- the trmD gene encoding tRNA (guanosine(37)-N1)-methyltransferase TrmD codes for MRFDIVTLFPAIFDGYLTQSLLDKAIQRKLVEIHRHDLRDWAADTPHRKVDDRPFGGGPGMLIQVHTTVDCVEAVETMDAKPARRILLSPGGKRFDQPLAEDLATSDRIMLLCGRYEGFDQRVVDILQPEEVSVGDFVLNGGEVAAMVIVDAVVRLLPGVLGDENSCIEDSFSRGNRLLEFPQYTRPREYRGHEVPSVLLGGDHKAIADWRDAQSRERTRQRRSDLLPENKPNN; via the coding sequence ATGCGATTTGACATTGTTACTCTGTTCCCTGCCATTTTCGATGGTTACCTAACCCAGAGTTTGCTCGACAAGGCGATCCAGCGAAAGTTGGTCGAAATCCACAGGCACGACCTGAGAGATTGGGCGGCAGACACGCCGCATCGCAAAGTGGATGACCGCCCCTTTGGTGGCGGGCCGGGCATGTTGATTCAAGTCCATACAACCGTCGATTGCGTGGAAGCAGTAGAAACGATGGACGCAAAACCTGCTCGGCGGATTTTGCTCTCCCCCGGTGGCAAACGGTTCGATCAACCGCTTGCCGAAGACCTCGCTACCAGCGATCGGATCATGCTGCTCTGTGGCCGCTACGAAGGGTTCGATCAACGAGTTGTGGACATCTTGCAACCGGAAGAAGTCAGTGTTGGCGACTTTGTCCTCAACGGAGGCGAGGTGGCCGCGATGGTTATCGTCGATGCAGTTGTCCGGCTTTTGCCGGGTGTGCTTGGCGATGAAAATAGTTGTATCGAGGATTCGTTTAGTCGAGGCAATCGATTGCTCGAGTTTCCTCAATACACGAGGCCGAGAGAATATCGCGGCCATGAAGTTCCAAGCGTTTTGCTCGGTGGCGACCATAAAGCGATTGCCGACTGGCGCGATGCACAAAGCCGAGAACGGACGCGGCAGCGGCGCAGTGATTTGCTGCCCGAAAACAAACCAAACAATTAA
- the rpsP gene encoding 30S ribosomal protein S16, with protein sequence MKKLGRSHRPFFRVCAMDQRSPRDGRVIEELGYYDPMCPETDARVSLKSDRIDHWISVGAQPSDKVAVLIKKYGTNGTHLEQQKAALERLGKRKQYTPAPPEAPKPKAEEPKAEAAPESEEPKAETATDDAAATEEAASE encoded by the coding sequence ATGAAAAAGTTAGGCCGGTCCCACCGTCCTTTCTTCCGCGTTTGTGCAATGGACCAACGCAGTCCGCGTGATGGCCGAGTGATCGAAGAACTCGGCTATTACGACCCCATGTGCCCCGAAACCGATGCCCGGGTTTCACTAAAGTCAGATCGTATCGACCATTGGATCAGCGTCGGTGCGCAGCCGAGTGATAAGGTTGCCGTGCTGATCAAGAAGTACGGAACCAACGGCACGCATCTGGAACAGCAAAAGGCTGCGTTGGAGCGTCTTGGCAAGCGGAAGCAATACACGCCGGCACCTCCCGAAGCTCCCAAGCCGAAGGCGGAAGAGCCCAAGGCGGAAGCTGCACCCGAGTCAGAAGAGCCCAAGGCGGAAACTGCGACGGATGACGCCGCAGCGACGGAAGAAGCGGCCAGCGAATAA